Proteins found in one Abyssibius alkaniclasticus genomic segment:
- a CDS encoding glycosyltransferase family 2 protein, which produces MPEIVIAICTRERPKMLAELLHSCINLTPVEGVALRFILVESGPDTVSRGVIDSFSDKIDITYAHEARIGVVRARNRAIELFLRGTGDWLAFIDDDEVIDPDWAAAIKAAIVALPDYSIFAGRAIMIEPESAPRIYKALRAQRARRTTSYERKAVTTQNVVFRRAIFADDGRAMRFDLRFNTIGGSDYFLCYQLTDAGEKIRFVPEAITRERVLAERAALGFRLRKQIAQAHHAGLISLLRFGRFRGHIHNIWMVLGAFARCVILLAKAAVILVYNEQRGLACFAGALNWLCVVIGRLRFIWRNPADIYASVQGG; this is translated from the coding sequence ATGCCCGAGATTGTAATCGCGATCTGCACGCGCGAACGGCCCAAAATGCTTGCCGAACTGTTGCATTCTTGCATCAATTTAACACCGGTAGAGGGTGTTGCCCTGCGGTTCATTCTTGTTGAAAGTGGGCCAGATACAGTGTCGCGCGGCGTGATCGACTCGTTTTCCGACAAAATTGACATAACCTATGCGCATGAGGCTCGAATCGGCGTGGTGCGGGCGCGCAACCGCGCGATAGAGCTGTTTTTGCGCGGCACGGGCGACTGGCTGGCCTTCATCGACGATGACGAGGTGATAGACCCGGACTGGGCCGCCGCCATAAAGGCCGCCATCGTGGCGCTGCCGGATTACAGCATTTTTGCGGGCCGCGCGATCATGATCGAGCCTGAAAGCGCGCCGCGCATCTACAAGGCGCTGCGGGCGCAAAGGGCCCGGCGCACAACATCTTACGAACGCAAGGCTGTCACCACGCAGAACGTGGTGTTCCGTCGCGCGATTTTTGCCGATGACGGGCGGGCGATGCGGTTTGATCTGCGGTTCAATACGATCGGCGGCTCCGACTATTTTCTGTGCTATCAGCTAACGGATGCCGGTGAAAAAATCCGCTTCGTGCCCGAGGCCATAACGCGTGAGAGGGTTCTGGCCGAACGCGCGGCGCTTGGCTTTCGGCTGCGCAAACAAATCGCACAGGCCCATCATGCCGGGTTGATATCCTTGCTGCGCTTTGGCCGGTTTCGCGGCCATATCCACAATATCTGGATGGTGCTTGGCGCGTTTGCCCGGTGCGTGATTCTACTGGCAAAAGCGGCCGTGATTCTGGTTTACAACGAACAGCGCGGGCTGGCCTGTTTTGCCGGCGCGCTGAACTGGCTCTGCGTGGTCATCGGGCGGCTGCGCTTTATCTGGCGCAATCCGGCCGATATTTACGCCAGTGTTCAGGGCGGCTAA
- a CDS encoding glycosyltransferase family 2 protein, with protein MLNIGICTRERPKMLKALLESLCVSIAQAGVDVAIILVENGPPGGAKTVADGFADRLNIAFSNEERLGLVYARNAVVRQFLAGPHDWIALVDDDETVAPDWLATLLKARADFPDTDMFVGPTFRIYDASAPRILREMRQKRYRYGQKIFGSGTNNCFMHRRNFDDGEKLHLFDLAYNLSGGEDYDLFRRIKARGLVCRYIMAARTYEAVPDSRQSLKFQLSKWRHQSHCRGRVYIGLHGEIAGRLLVLFEMTRDIARIIVFSLAGSVVLVFSESRGLALLGLAMRSFAALSGRPLALWKRLGDSYASVQGH; from the coding sequence ATGTTGAATATCGGTATTTGCACCCGCGAGCGGCCCAAAATGCTGAAGGCCTTGCTGGAAAGCCTTTGCGTCAGCATTGCGCAGGCCGGGGTTGATGTTGCGATCATCCTGGTTGAAAACGGCCCGCCGGGCGGTGCGAAAACCGTGGCCGATGGCTTTGCCGACCGGCTGAATATTGCGTTCAGCAACGAAGAACGTCTTGGCCTTGTTTATGCGCGAAACGCGGTTGTGCGGCAGTTTCTGGCCGGGCCGCACGACTGGATTGCGCTGGTCGATGACGATGAAACCGTTGCGCCCGACTGGCTTGCGACCCTGCTCAAGGCGCGCGCGGATTTTCCCGATACCGATATGTTTGTCGGGCCGACGTTTCGCATTTACGATGCCTCCGCCCCGCGCATTCTGCGTGAAATGCGCCAAAAACGCTATCGTTACGGCCAAAAGATATTTGGCAGCGGCACCAATAATTGCTTCATGCACAGGCGCAATTTTGACGATGGCGAAAAGCTGCACCTGTTTGATCTGGCCTATAACCTGTCGGGAGGCGAAGATTATGACCTGTTCCGCCGTATCAAGGCGCGCGGGCTTGTCTGCCGCTACATCATGGCGGCGCGCACCTATGAGGCTGTGCCGGACTCGCGACAAAGCCTGAAATTTCAGCTTTCAAAATGGCGACATCAATCGCATTGTCGCGGTCGCGTATACATTGGTCTGCATGGCGAAATTGCCGGAAGGCTATTGGTGCTGTTCGAAATGACGCGCGATATTGCCCGGATAATTGTTTTCAGCCTGGCCGGCTCGGTAGTGCTGGTGTTTTCCGAATCGCGCGGGCTTGCGCTTTTGGGCCTGGCGATGCGCAGCTTTGCCGCCCTCAGCGGGCGGCCTTTGGCTTTATGGAAGCGGCTAGGCGACAGCTATGCCAGTGTTCAAGGGCATTGA